A segment of the Sphingomonas cannabina genome:
TTCGCTGCTGGGGTGACCGACGGCTGTCTAGCAAATGCGGCGCGCATTGCCAACCGCCGCTGCCGTATCCCCATCCGTCATGCCGGCCTTGTGCCGGCATCCACCATGCGTCTGATCCTCACGGTTTAGGAGGCGCGGCACGGTGGACCCCGGCACAAGCCTGTCCCGAGCGACGCCGCAGGCGGCGTCGAGGGGCCGGGGTGACGGTAGGTTTATGACAAGGCATCACCGACCCAAGTTGCCAACCGTCGCCGGACAGGGGATAGAACGAAGCGTGACCGACCCTCGCGCGACGCTCCAGACCGTCTTCGGTTTCTCCGATTTCCGCGGTGTCCAGCATGCGGTGATCGAGCGCGTGCTCACGGGACACAGCACGCTCGCGGTGATGCCGACCGGCGCGGGCAAGTCGCTCACCTATCAGCTCCCCGCCGTCATGCTGGAGGGGACGTGCGTCGTCGTCAGCCCGCTGATCGCGCTGATGCACGACCAGCTCCGCGCCGCCGAGGCGGTCGGCATCCGCGCGGCGACCCTCACCAGCGTCGACACCAATCGGGCGGAGACGCGCGGGCGCTTCCTCGACGGCCAGCTCGACCTGCTCTACGTCGCGCCGGAGCGTGCCTCGGGCGCCGATTTCCGCGAGCTGCTGGAGCGCGGCCGCGTCTGCCTGTTCGCGATCGACGAGGCGCATTGCGTCAGCGAATGGGGGCATGATTTCCGGCCCGACTATCGCCTGCTGCGGCCGCTGCTCGATGCCTTCCCGACCGTGCCGCGGCTGGCACTCACCGCGACCGCCGACGCGCATACGCGCGCCGACATCCTCCATCAGCTCGGCATTCCCGACGAGGGACTGCTCGTCGCCGGCTTCGACCGGCCCAACATCCGCTACGCCATCTCGCCACGCGACAACGTCGGCCGCCAGGTCGCCGACCTGATCGCCGAGCAGCCGGGGCCCGGCATCGTCTATGCCCAGACCCGCGCCGCCACGGAGAAGCTCGCCGAGGGGCTGGCGCGCACGGGCCGCGAGGTGCGCGTCTATCACGCCGGCCTGGATCCGGCGGTTCGGGCGGCGAACCAGGCCGCGTTCGTCGCCTCGGAGAGCATGGTGATGGTGGCGACGGTCGCGTTCGGCATGGGCATCGACAAGCCCGACGTGCGCTTCGTCGCCCATGCCGGCCTGCCCAAGTCGATCGAGGCCTATTACCAGGAGACCGGCCGCGCCGGGCGCGACGGCGATCCGGCGGTGGCGCATCTGTTCTGGGGCGCCGACGACTTCGCCCGTGCCCGCCAGCGCATCGGCGAGGTCGAGGCGGCGCGCCAGGCGGGCGAGCGGGCGCGGCTCAACGCGCTGGGGGCGCTGGTCGAGACCGCCGGGTGCCGCCGGCGCATCCTGCTCCGCCACTTCGGCGAGACGCTGGAGCGGGACTGCGGCAATTGCGACAATTGCCTCAACCCGCCGGCCGCGATCGACGCGACGACGACGGCGCAGAAGTTCCTCTCCGCCGTGTTCCGCACCGGGCAGATGTTCGGTGTCGGCTATGTCGAGTCGGTCCTGTTGGGGCAGTCGAGCGAGCGCAGCCTGATGAACGGGCATGAGCGGCTGTCGGTGTGGGGAATCGTCGACGGCGAGGAGACCGCGCTGCTGAAGCCGGTGTCGCGGGCACTGCTGCTGAAGGACGCGCTTCGGACCAACGCCCATGGCGGGCTGGAGTTCGGCCCCGCCGCCAAGCCCATACTGAAGGGTGAGGCGACGCTGGCGCTGGTGCTGCCGCCCAAGCGCGAGCGGCGGCGCAAAGGACAGGCGAATGGGGCGGCGAATCCCGTCGGCGATCCGCTGTTCGACGCGCTGCGGGCCAAGCGCCGCGAGCTCGCGCAGGAGGCGGGCGTGCCGCCCTATGTCATCTTCCACGATTCGGTGCTGCGCGAGCTCGCCGCGTCGAAGCCGGACAGCCTTGCGGCGATGAGTCGCATTTCAGGCGTTGGCGCGCGCAAGCTGGATGCGTATGGCGAGGCATTCCTATCCATCATTCGGGGGGGCGGCATGATCCGCAGAATCGACGATCATGTTTCGGTGGCACCGCAGATTACCGTGCGGGAAGTGATCGAGGCCGCGCACGCCGGCTTCACCGAGATCGTCAACAACCGGCCCGACGGCGAGGAGCCCGGTCAGCCGACCGGCGCCGAGATCGCCGCCGCCGCCGAGGCGGCCGGGATCGAATATCGCGCGATTCCCGTCACGCACGCCGGCTTCTCCGGCAGTCAGGTCGAGGCCATGGCGGCGGCGCTGACCGCGGCCAAGGGGCCGGTGCTCGCCTATTGCCGGTCGGGCACACGCTCGGTGCATCTCTGGGCGCTGGCGCGGGCGCGGATGGGCGACGATCCCGAGACATTGGTCACCAAGGCGCACCACGCCGGCTACGACATCTCGGGCATCCGCGCGATGCTCGACACGCTGGCCGCCGCGCACAAGTGAGCTGGACGATCCTCGCCGGATCGCTGGCCGCGGTGCTGGCGCTGGCGGGGTTCGCGCGGTGGCTGCGGCTGGGCGAGAGCCGGATCGACGATCCCGACCGCGCGCGCGAGCACGCCGAGGCGCTGCTCGCCGGGTTCGAGGCCGGCCGCGTGCTGCTGAGCGAGGACGGCCGCGCCGCGCTGGTTGCGGGCAACGGCACGATCGCGGTGCTGAAGCGTCACGGCGCACGGGTCGCGGCGCGCCGGCTGGTGCCGCCCTTGCGGATCCGCGAGGCAGTCGAGGGGATCACCGTCGAGACGGGCGAGCGCTGGTTCGGTCCGGTCACCCTGACCGGGGTCATCGCCGACGACGTGCGCGGACTGGAAGCCTCGCTGACACTGGTGTAAGCGACGGCGGGTGCCCGACCTGCCCGATCCCGTCACGCTCGCGATTCCCGCCTTCGTGCTGCTGGTGGCGCTGGAGATGCTGGTCGCGAGGGTCCGTGATCCGTCGCGTTACGAGCCCAGGGACACGCTGACCTCGCTGCTGCTCGGGCTCGGCAGCACCGTCGCCGGGGTGCTGAGCGCCGGAGCGGTGCTGGCGGTGTCGCTGTGGGTCTATCGTTTCCGCATCTTCGACATCGGCTGGCAATGGTACTGGTTCGCCGCCGCCTTCGTGCTCGATGACCTCGCCTATTACTGGTTCCACCGCACCGCCCACCGCGTGCGCTGGTTCTGGGCGAGCCATGTCGTCCATCATTCGAGCCAGCACTACAACCTCTCGACCGCGCTCCGGCAGACCTGGACCGGGCTGATCGCGCTCAGCTTTCTGTTCCGCCTGCCGCTGTTCCTGATCGGCTTCCCGCCGGCTATGGTATTCTTCGTCGCGGGGTTGAACCTCATCTACCAGTTCTGGATCCATACCGAGACGATCGGGCGGTGCCCCAAGTGGTTCGAGGCGGTGATGAACACGCCGTCGCATCACCGCGTCCACCACGCGATCAACCCACGCTACCTCGACCGCAACTATGCCGGCGTGTTCATCGTCTGGGACAGGATGTTCGGCACCTTCGAGCCCGAGCGCGACGAGGACCGGCCGCGCTACGGCATCGTCAGGAACCTCGGCAGCTTCAACCTGCTGTGGGCCGCGTTCCACGAATGGATCGGCATCGCCCGCGACGTCTGGCGCGCGC
Coding sequences within it:
- a CDS encoding TIGR01244 family sulfur transferase; amino-acid sequence: MIRRIDDHVSVAPQITVREVIEAAHAGFTEIVNNRPDGEEPGQPTGAEIAAAAEAAGIEYRAIPVTHAGFSGSQVEAMAAALTAAKGPVLAYCRSGTRSVHLWALARARMGDDPETLVTKAHHAGYDISGIRAMLDTLAAAHK
- a CDS encoding sterol desaturase family protein, translated to MPDLPDPVTLAIPAFVLLVALEMLVARVRDPSRYEPRDTLTSLLLGLGSTVAGVLSAGAVLAVSLWVYRFRIFDIGWQWYWFAAAFVLDDLAYYWFHRTAHRVRWFWASHVVHHSSQHYNLSTALRQTWTGLIALSFLFRLPLFLIGFPPAMVFFVAGLNLIYQFWIHTETIGRCPKWFEAVMNTPSHHRVHHAINPRYLDRNYAGVFIVWDRMFGTFEPERDEDRPRYGIVRNLGSFNLLWAAFHEWIGIARDVWRAPGIANKIRYMTAPPGWSHDGSRETSEGIRAAWIARQEGQWTTPTSSSSDADREAPRPRAA